A region from the Triticum aestivum cultivar Chinese Spring chromosome 3D, IWGSC CS RefSeq v2.1, whole genome shotgun sequence genome encodes:
- the LOC123078699 gene encoding long chain acyl-CoA synthetase 4: MAEMQHVVKVEEGRPAADGRPSVGPTYRSAFARDGFPAPVDGLDSCYDIFRMAVEKYPNNRMLGHRAIVDGKAGAYVWRTYKEVFDIANKIGNSIRSCGLTKGSRCGIYGANSPEWIITMEACNAHGVYCVPLYDTLGAGAIEFILCHAEVEIAFAEEKKVAELLKTFPKSTEFLKTIVSFGKVTQEQKEEVSKYGLSIYSWDEFISLAGDQEFDLPVNQRTDICTIMYTSGTTGDPKGVLISNASIICLIAGVDRLLNSVNERLEETDVYMSYLPLAHIFDRVVEELFMFHGASIGFWRGDVKLLVEDIGTLKPTILCAVPRVLDRIFSGLQAKISAGGFIKSTMFNLAYKFKQFRMMRGAKHNEAAAICDKVVFSKVKEGLGGNVRVILSGAAPLATHVEEYLRVVTCAHVLQGYGLTETCAGSFVSLPNQMSMIGTVGPPVPNIDARLESVPDMNYDALASTPRGEICIKGETLFSGYYRREDLTEEVLVDGWFHTGDIGEWQPDGSMKIIDRKKNIFKLSQGEYVAVENLENIYGVVSAIDSIWVYGNSFESFLVAVVNPNKEALESWAEGNGISGDFEALCENPKAKEYILGELSKTGKEKKLKGFEFIRAVHLDPVPFDMERDLITPTYKRKRPQLLKYYQGAIDNMYKSAK, translated from the exons ATGGCGGAGATGCAGCACGTGGTGAAGGTCGAGGAGGGCCGCCCGGCCGCCGACGGCCGGCCCTCGGTGGGGCCCACCTACCGGAGCGCCTTCGCCCGCGACGGCTTCCCGGCGCCCGTCGACGGCCTGGACAGCTGCTACGACATCTTCCG AATGGCAGTGGAGAAGTATCCAAACAACAGAATGCTTGGTCACCGTGCGATTGTTGATGGGAAG GCTGGTGCATACGTTTGGAGGACATATAAGGAGGTGTTTGACATTGCAAATAAAATCGGTAACTCTATTAGGAGCTGTGGACTCACGAAG GGCAGTCGTTGCGGTATATATGGTGCTAATAGCCCTGAATGGATCATCACGATGGAG GCTTGCAATGCCCATGGAGTCTACTGTGTTCCATTATATGACACTCTTG GGGCTGGTGCGATAGAGTTTATTCTGTGCCATGCAGAAGTTGAGATTGCCTTTGCAGAGGAGAAGAAAGTTGCGGAG CTCTTGAAGACATTTCCCAAGTCAACTGAGTTCTTGAAAA CCATTGTGAGTTTTGGTAAAGTGACACAAGAACAAAAGGAAGAAGTTTCCAAGTATGGGCTCTCAATATACTCATGGGATGAGTTCATATCTTTG GCAGGTGACCAAGAATTTGATCTTCCAGTGAATCAAAGGACAGATATATGTACTATAATGTACACTAGTGGAACTACTGGCGACCCCAAAGGTGTACTGATATCCAATGCGAGCATTATCTGTCTCATTGCAGGTGTGGACCGGCTTCTTAACTCTGTAAACGAGCGG CTGGAGGAAACAGACGTTTATATGTCTTATCTTCCTCTTGCTCATATCTTTGACCGAGTTGTGGAAGAGCTGTTTATGTTCCATGGTGCATCTATTGGATTTTGGCGTGGG GATGTTAAGTTACTGGTTGAGGATATTGGTACACTGAAACCAACTATCTTATGTGCTGTGCCACGTGTTCTTGATCGGATATTTTCTG GGCTTCAAGCTAAAATCTCAGCTGGTGGTTTCATAAAGAGCACGATGTTCAATCTTGCTTACAAATT CAAGCAGTTTAGAATGATGAGGGGAGCTAAGCACAATGAAGCTGCTGCAATATGTGAcaaagtagttttcagtaag GTGAAAGAAGGTCTTGGAGGAAATGTCCGTGTAATTTTATCCGGAGCTGCCCCACTTGCCACTCATGTGGAAGAATACCTGCGAGTGGTGACATGCGCACATGTTTTACAAGGATATG GTCTCACGGAAACTTGTGCTGGATCATTTGTCTCGCTACCAAATCAGATGTCCATGATAGGGACTGTTGGTCCTCCAGTTCCAAATATTGATGCCCGCCTAGAATCTGTCCCTGACATGAATTATGATGCACTTGCAAGCACACCTCGTGGAGAAATCTGCATCAAGGGAGAAACATTATTCTCAGGGTACTACAGGCGTGAAGACCTTACAGAGGAAGTTTTGGTTGATGGATGGTTCCATACAG GGGACATTGGCGAGTGGCAACCTGATGGAAGTATGAAGATCATTGATCGGAAGAAGAATATCTTCAAGCTTTCACAAGGAGAATATGTAGCAGTTGAAAATTTGGAGAACATTTACGGTGTTGTTTCTGCTATAGACTCG ATATGGGTATATGGAAATAGTTTCGAGTCATTCCTTGTTGCCGTAGTCAATCCTAACAAGGAAGCCCTTGAGAGCTGGGCTGAGGGAAATGGAATCAGTGGTGATTTTGAGGCACTATGTGAGAATCCAAAAGCAAAAGAATATATTTTGGGGGAACTCTCAAAAACAGGAAAAGAGAAGAAG CTCAAAGGTTTTGAATTCATAAGAGCTGTGCACCTTGACCCAGTGCCGTTTGACATGGAGCGTGACCTGATCACTCCAACATATAAAAGGAAGCGGCCGCAGTTGCTCAAGTACTACCAG GGCGCAATTGACAACATGTACAAAAGTGCTAAATGA